One Microplitis mediator isolate UGA2020A chromosome 3, iyMicMedi2.1, whole genome shotgun sequence DNA segment encodes these proteins:
- the LOC130665807 gene encoding arginine-glutamic acid dipeptide repeats protein-like isoform X3 → MSAGTQGEIRVGPSHQARLPDFRRGVPSADLPSDHPDHTKHREELRWRPTSLDGDLLMYLRAARSMAAFAGMCDGGSPDDGCVAASRDDTTINALDILHDSGYDPGRALQALVKCPVPKGIDKKWSEEETKRFVKGLRQFGKDFTRIRKDLLPHKDTPELVEYYYLWKKTPGANNNRPHRRRRQGSLRRIRNTRNSRAGTQKEEIPTVQTKENNTPANTTSAKEATTEPETPSVGASASSNNNNSTSTNNNNNNSNNNNPGGEVSSVTEDDNSEEDSDSRDTNTNGSAFERSCQHCFSTTSKDYQIAGKDRLLLCLECRSHLKKTGELPPAPPYLFRPVPAESPDSPGRMRTRNKAKETPRPARPRRTGGTDTPDQEKQQQQQQQQQQQQQNQQTPDKKKKSTKSETPKKTQKRPQIDENDEDKDPQKRKRAESPSESLTTDSNSLMDEPERENEVDSNENQPSSNVPVVNEDPFSPETTPEESSETTPVSTPIPPPVITTLPINVPVIHVLEKKPVIEESPPEIKTEPEDLMNQQQQQQMQQHQQQQQQQQQQQQQQQQQQQQLQPVPLKLEPLPTEAEMSPVNEEIKSEPDLQPQNLNINQQHQQQQQQQQQQQQQQQHQQQQQQQQQQQQQQQQQQQMQQQPMINDLSQNIPRNLSQPMSNPIIIPQSIPTALPPPPPSQLPPQPPQGLPLNMQYSGSIQAAQTVPQNLSQNISIPQNIPQPIAQSLAASRDMIQPPMTNHAEPQPLAQSIPVPPLNLNIPQNLSQISQMPPSPQPLGLTVMPTDNRINERLNDDRIPERKLFDRIADRIPERMENNDHHHHHHHHQQQQDHQDRPPPEPVNLFQPIQPPPPMINEKPPAIYSLATTPPMEPQNLKIKQEIIHPEPDPLQSLKEVKVPGFQGGFPGPSLDNIKKDPDASKPPTPSKHSSQQPLAQQQQQQQQQQQPVPIQQSIAASPTPLPPPTSIPQPVMHPSQQPSPHMAHPFHPHHPLMHHSLFAAMHPYHAHGYPGYPPVSGYPSFPPYAYGPPVPHAIPPPSPQRSQESTTMMTAHHSSSSSSVTTREEGENLIATHHHSSSSHHQAATLHHDKLLSISSHSSHSHSSSHSSSQHNSQRKQQQQPPPQMVQQQGCLTPSSGMHHHHRGPPSSVPPSIQQPPIIEPKVEEMMEPEPEESPSPRGPSPEPRIEDSECHRSQSAIFLRHWNRGENNSCTRTDLMFKPVPDSKLARKREERSRKQAEREREERDRAAQQARKMSTPEKQPEVCKPPSRGPMEPVVSPYDRYAATRPSSYTDTPALRQLSEYARPHAGYSPARHPGPPDPMLHYMYAPGARERLELEHMEREKREREIRELRERELSDRLKEELMKGTPRPMPAPVDPHWIEIQRRYAAAGLAPGPSGPPHSLQHLGFYGAPPGPSQLDRERMERLGIPTGAGGGPAGAGAGHPVAHHHGQLDERLALAADPMIRLQMAGISPEYHAHTHAHTHAHTHLHLHPGQQQAQQQAQQQQEMAAAAAGYPLPAAAGANYPRPGMMQRDPTLGLHPAELLSRPYADIAAAAHHEQIQRHLMMERERGYPPSHASLVAHHEEYLRNFYYRQQRERELKVRALEEAARGSRQ, encoded by the exons ATGTCCGCTGGCACCCAGGGCGAGATTCGGGTCGGTCCATCGCACCAG GCCCGTTTGCCTGATTTCCGGCGGGGTGTGCCATCAGCAGACCTACCATCAGATCATCCAGATCACACAAAACATCGAGAAGAATTAAGATGGAGGCCAACGTCACTGGACGGCGATCTGCTCATGTATCTAAGAGCAGCACGTTCAATGGCTGCATTTGCTGGTATGTGTGATGGAGGTTCACCAGATGATGGTTGCGTCGCAGCATCCCGAGACGACACGACTATCAACGCACTCGATATATTACACGACTCTGGATATGATCCAGGACGAGCACTTCAAGCTCTTGTCAAGTGTCCAGTCCCCAAAGGCATCGATAAAAAATGGTCCGAGGAAGAAACT AAACGATTTGTCAAAGGTCTCCGTCAATTTGGCAAAGATTTTACACGTATACGTAAAGATTTATTACCCCACAAAGACACACCAGAATTggttgaatattattatttatggaaaaaaacaCCAGGTGCAAATAATAATCGTCCCCATAGACGTAGACGTCAAGGTTCATTGCGACGTATACGAAATACACGTAACTCACGTGCGGGTACTCAGAAAGAGGAGATACCCACTGTTCAaactaaagaaaataatacaccAGCAAACACGACGAGCGCTAAGGAAGCAACTACCGAGCCAGAAACACCGTCTGTCGGTGCTTCGGCAAgtagtaataacaataatagtacaagtactaataataataataacaatagtaataataataatccggGCGGTGAAGTTAGTTCTGTGACAGAGGACGATAATTCGGAGGAAGACAGTGATTCGCGTGATACAAATACAAACGGTTCGGCATTTGAACGATCTTGTCAGCATTGTTTTTCAACAACATCTAAAGATTATCAGATTGCTGGTAAAGATAGACTATTACTTTGTCTGGAATGTCGATcacacttgaaaaaaacagGAGAATTACCTCCAGCACCGCCTTATCTATTTCGACCTGTACCTGCAGAATCACCGGACAGTCCCGGTAGAATGCGGACACGTAATAAAGCTAAAGAAACACCACGTCCAGCACGACCACGTAGAACTGGAGGTACTGATACTCCGGATCAAGAAaaacaacagcaacagcagcagcaacagcaacaacaacagcaaaaTCAACAGACACCTGACAAGAAAAAGAAGTCAACGAAATCAGAGACGCCGAAGAAAACACAAAAGAGGCCGCAAATTGATGAAAACGACGAGGATAAAGATCCACAAAAACGTAAACGTGCCGAAAGTCCATCGGAATCTCTGACGACTGATTCAAACTCGCTGATGGATGAACCAGAGCGTGAAAACGAAGTTGATTCCAATGAGAATCAACCGTCCTCAAATGTACCGGTTGTTAATGAAGATCCTTTCTCACCAGAAACAACACCCGAAGAATCCTCAGAAACTACGCCGGTATCTACACCTATTCCTCCGCCGGTAATAACGACTTTACCTATAAATGTTCCTGTTATTCATGTGCTAGAGAAAAAACCAGTCATTGAAGAGTCACCACCTGAAATTAAAACAGAACCTGAAGACTTGATGAatcaacaacagcagcagcagatGCAGCAGcatcaacaacaacagcagcagcaacaacagcaacaacaacagcagcaacaacaacaacagcaactgCAACCAGTCCCATTGAAACTAGAACCACTTCCAACAGAGGCTGAAATGTCTCCAGTGAATGAGGAAATAAAATCGGAACCTGATTTGCAgcctcaaaatttgaatattaatcaacaacatcaacaacaacagcagcagcaacaacaacaacaacaacagcagcagcatcagcagcagcaacaacaacaacagcagcagcagcaacaacaacagcaacaacaacagatGCAGCAGCAACCGATGATAAATGATTTAAGTCAGAATATACCAAGAAATTTATCACAACCAATGAGCAatccaataattattcctCAAAGTATACCTACGGCATTGCCACCACCCCCACCATCTCAATTACCACCTCAACCTCCTCAGGGTCTTCCTCTTAATATGCAATACTCAGGTAGTATACAAGCCGCTCAAACAGTACCGCAAAATCTCTCACAAAATATATCGATACCACAAAATATTCCACAACCGATAGCTCAAAGTTTAGCGGCATCGCGTGATATGATCCAACCACCAATGACGAATCATGCAGAACCACAGCCTTTGGCTCAGAGTATACCAGTACCAccgttgaatttaaatataccgCAAAATTTATCTCAAATTTCACAAATGCCACCTTCACCTCAACCACTTGGTTTGACGGTAATGCCTACGGATAATCGAATTAATGAACGACTCAATGATGACAGGATACCAGAACGTAAATTATTTGATCGTATAGCTGATAGAATACCCGAGAGAATGGAAAATAatgaccatcatcatcatcatcaccatcatcaacaacaacaagaTCACCAAGATCGTCCGCCACCGGAACCGGTTAATCTTTTCCAGCCAATCCAACCGCCACCGCCGATGATTAATGAAAAACCACCGGCTATCTACAGTCTTGCCACAACACCGCCAATGGAACCgcaaaacttaaaaataaaacaagaaaTCATTCATCCAGAACCGGATCCTCTCCAGAGTCTTAAAGAAGTTAAAGTTCCTGGATTCCAAGGCGGTTTTCCAGGTCCGAGCTTAGACAATATTAAGAAAGATCCAGACGCAAGTAAACCTCCAACGCCGAGCAAACACTCGAGCCAACAGCCTCTGGctcaacagcagcagcaacagcaacagcagcaacaaccTGTACCAATACAACAGTCAATAGCAGCATCTCCAACACCACTACCTCCACCTACGTCAATTCCCCAGCCTGTAATGCACCCAAGTCAGCAACCAAGTCCTCACATGGCTCATCCGTTCCACCCACATCATCCGTTGATGCATCATTCACTATTTGCCGCAATGCATCCTTACCATGCCCACGGTTACCCGGGTTACCCTCCAGTCAGTGGTTACCCGTCATTTCCACCTTACGCTTACGGACCACCAGTTCCTCATGCCATTCCTCCGCCATCTCCACAGCGTAGTCAAGAAAGCACGACAATGATGACTGCCCATCACTCGAGTTCGAGTTCTAGTGTAACTACGCGCGAGGAAGGCGAAAATCTGATAGCAACTCATCATCATTCTTCGTCAAGTCATCATCAAGCTGCTACGCTGCATCACGATAAGTTACTCAGTATTTCATCGCATTCGTCGCACAGTCATTCATCATCGCACAGCAGCTCACAGCACAATAGTCAACGtaaacaacaacagcaaccaCCACCTCAAATGGTACAGCAACAAGGATGTTTGACGCCATCGAGTGGAatgcatcatcatcatcgtggGCCACCGTCATCTGTCCCACCCAGCATACAGCAACCACCAATTATTGAGCCTAAGGTTGAAGAAATGATGGAACCAGAGCCAGAAGAATCACCAAGTCCACGTGGTCCGTCACCCGAACCGCGTATCGAAGATTCCGAGTGTCATCGTTCACAGTCAGCGATATTTTTACGTCACTGGAATCGCGGTGAAAATAATAGCTGTACACGTACAGATCTTATGTTTAAACCAGTGCCTGATTCAAAATTAGCACGTAAGCGGGAAGAACGGTCACGTAAACAAGCAGAACGTGAGCGCGAAGAACGTGATCGTGCTGCTCAACAAGCCCGTAAAATGTCAACGCCTGAAAAACAACCTGAAGTTTGTAAACCACCAAGTCGTGGACCAATGGAACCAGTTGTGTCGCCTTACGACAGGTACGCAGCGACGCGTCCAAGTTCTTACACAGACACACCGGCATTGAGACAGCTATCGGAATACGCGCGTCCCCATGCTGGTTACTCACCAGCTCGACATCCTGGACCACCAGATCCAATGCTACACTACATGTACGCACCTGGTGCACGTGAAAGGCTCGAGCTTGAACACATGGAGCGCGAAAAACGTGAGCGAGAGATTAGAGAATTAAGGGAACGTGAACTGAGCGATAGATTGAAAGAGGAATTGATGAAAGGAACGCCTAGACCTATGCCAGCACCTGTTGATCCCCATTGGATTGAAATACAGAGGAGATACGCTGCTGCAGGATTAGCCCCTGGACCTTCTGGACCACCTCATAGTCTTCAGCATCTTGGGTTCTACGGTGCGCCACCTGGTCCGAGTCAGTTAGACCGCGAACGTATGGAACGACTAG GGATTCCCACTGGAGCCGGCGGGGGGCCAGCGGGCGCAGGAGCCGGCCATCCTGTTGCACATCATCATGGCCAGCTTGACGAGCGACTGGCTCTAGCTGCCGATCCGATGATCCGATTACAGATGGCTGGCATCTCGCCCGAATATCATGCTCACACTCACGCGCATACTCACGCGCATACCCACTTGCACCTACATCCAGGACAACAGCAGGCCCAGCAACAAGCACAGCAACAACAGGAAATGGCTGCCGCTGCCGCTGGATACCCCCTGCCTG CGGCGGCTGGTGCTAATTACCCACGACCAGGAATGATGCAACGTGACCCAACACTTGGATTACATCCAGCGGAATTATTATCACGACCTTATGCTGATATTGCAGCGGCGGCACATCATGAACAAATTCAACGTCACCTTATGATGGAACGCGAACGCGGATATCCTCCAAGTCATGCGTCTTTAGTTGCTCATCATGAAGAATACTTaag
- the LOC130665807 gene encoding arginine-glutamic acid dipeptide repeats protein-like isoform X5, translating into MSAGTQGEIRVGPSHQELVSCQARLPDFRRGVPSADLPSDHPDHTKHREELRWRPTSLDGDLLMYLRAARSMAAFAGMCDGGSPDDGCVAASRDDTTINALDILHDSGYDPGRALQALVKCPVPKGIDKKWSEEETKRFVKGLRQFGKDFTRIRKDLLPHKDTPELVEYYYLWKKTPGANNNRPHRRRRQGSLRRIRNTRNSRAGTQKEEIPTVQTKENNTPANTTSAKEATTEPETPSVGASASSNNNNSTSTNNNNNNSNNNNPGGEVSSVTEDDNSEEDSDSRDTNTNGSAFERSCQHCFSTTSKDYQIAGKDRLLLCLECRSHLKKTGELPPAPPYLFRPVPAESPDSPGRMRTRNKAKETPRPARPRRTGGTDTPDQEKQQQQQQQQQQQQQNQQTPDKKKKSTKSETPKKTQKRPQIDENDEDKDPQKRKRAESPSESLTTDSNSLMDEPERENEVDSNENQPSSNVPVVNEDPFSPETTPEESSETTPVSTPIPPPVITTLPINVPVIHVLEKKPVIEESPPEIKTEPEDLMNQQQQQQMQQHQQQQQQQQQQQQQQQQQQQQLQPVPLKLEPLPTEAEMSPVNEEIKSEPDLQPQNLNINQQHQQQQQQQQQQQQQQQHQQQQQQQQQQQQQQQQQQQMQQQPMINDLSQNIPRNLSQPMSNPIIIPQSIPTALPPPPPSQLPPQPPQGLPLNMQYSGSIQAAQTVPQNLSQNISIPQNIPQPIAQSLAASRDMIQPPMTNHAEPQPLAQSIPVPPLNLNIPQNLSQISQMPPSPQPLGLTVMPTDNRINERLNDDRIPERKLFDRIADRIPERMENNDHHHHHHHHQQQQDHQDRPPPEPVNLFQPIQPPPPMINEKPPAIYSLATTPPMEPQNLKIKQEIIHPEPDPLQSLKEVKVPGFQGGFPGPSLDNIKKDPDASKPPTPSKHSSQQPLAQQQQQQQQQQQPVPIQQSIAASPTPLPPPTSIPQPVMHPSQQPSPHMAHPFHPHHPLMHHSLFAAMHPYHAHGYPGYPPVSGYPSFPPYAYGPPVPHAIPPPSPQRSQESTTMMTAHHSSSSSSVTTREEGENLIATHHHSSSSHHQAATLHHDKLLSISSHSSHSHSSSHSSSQHNSQRKQQQQPPPQMVQQQGCLTPSSGMHHHHRGPPSSVPPSIQQPPIIEPKVEEMMEPEPEESPSPRGPSPEPRIEDSECHRSQSAIFLRHWNRGENNSCTRTDLMFKPVPDSKLARKREERSRKQAEREREERDRAAQQARKMSTPEKQPEVCKPPSRGPMEPVVSPYDRYAATRPSSYTDTPALRQLSEYARPHAGYSPARHPGPPDPMLHYMYAPGARERLELEHMEREKREREIRELRERELSDRLKEELMKGTPRPMPAPVDPHWIEIQRRYAAAGLAPGPSGPPHSLQHLGFYGAPPGPSQLDRERMERLAAAGANYPRPGMMQRDPTLGLHPAELLSRPYADIAAAAHHEQIQRHLMMERERGYPPSHASLVAHHEEYLRNFYYRQQRERELKVRALEEAARGSRQ; encoded by the exons ATGTCCGCTGGCACCCAGGGCGAGATTCGGGTCGGTCCATCGCACCAG GAATTGGTTTCTTGTCAGGCCCGTTTGCCTGATTTCCGGCGGGGTGTGCCATCAGCAGACCTACCATCAGATCATCCAGATCACACAAAACATCGAGAAGAATTAAGATGGAGGCCAACGTCACTGGACGGCGATCTGCTCATGTATCTAAGAGCAGCACGTTCAATGGCTGCATTTGCTGGTATGTGTGATGGAGGTTCACCAGATGATGGTTGCGTCGCAGCATCCCGAGACGACACGACTATCAACGCACTCGATATATTACACGACTCTGGATATGATCCAGGACGAGCACTTCAAGCTCTTGTCAAGTGTCCAGTCCCCAAAGGCATCGATAAAAAATGGTCCGAGGAAGAAACT AAACGATTTGTCAAAGGTCTCCGTCAATTTGGCAAAGATTTTACACGTATACGTAAAGATTTATTACCCCACAAAGACACACCAGAATTggttgaatattattatttatggaaaaaaacaCCAGGTGCAAATAATAATCGTCCCCATAGACGTAGACGTCAAGGTTCATTGCGACGTATACGAAATACACGTAACTCACGTGCGGGTACTCAGAAAGAGGAGATACCCACTGTTCAaactaaagaaaataatacaccAGCAAACACGACGAGCGCTAAGGAAGCAACTACCGAGCCAGAAACACCGTCTGTCGGTGCTTCGGCAAgtagtaataacaataatagtacaagtactaataataataataacaatagtaataataataatccggGCGGTGAAGTTAGTTCTGTGACAGAGGACGATAATTCGGAGGAAGACAGTGATTCGCGTGATACAAATACAAACGGTTCGGCATTTGAACGATCTTGTCAGCATTGTTTTTCAACAACATCTAAAGATTATCAGATTGCTGGTAAAGATAGACTATTACTTTGTCTGGAATGTCGATcacacttgaaaaaaacagGAGAATTACCTCCAGCACCGCCTTATCTATTTCGACCTGTACCTGCAGAATCACCGGACAGTCCCGGTAGAATGCGGACACGTAATAAAGCTAAAGAAACACCACGTCCAGCACGACCACGTAGAACTGGAGGTACTGATACTCCGGATCAAGAAaaacaacagcaacagcagcagcaacagcaacaacaacagcaaaaTCAACAGACACCTGACAAGAAAAAGAAGTCAACGAAATCAGAGACGCCGAAGAAAACACAAAAGAGGCCGCAAATTGATGAAAACGACGAGGATAAAGATCCACAAAAACGTAAACGTGCCGAAAGTCCATCGGAATCTCTGACGACTGATTCAAACTCGCTGATGGATGAACCAGAGCGTGAAAACGAAGTTGATTCCAATGAGAATCAACCGTCCTCAAATGTACCGGTTGTTAATGAAGATCCTTTCTCACCAGAAACAACACCCGAAGAATCCTCAGAAACTACGCCGGTATCTACACCTATTCCTCCGCCGGTAATAACGACTTTACCTATAAATGTTCCTGTTATTCATGTGCTAGAGAAAAAACCAGTCATTGAAGAGTCACCACCTGAAATTAAAACAGAACCTGAAGACTTGATGAatcaacaacagcagcagcagatGCAGCAGcatcaacaacaacagcagcagcaacaacagcaacaacaacagcagcaacaacaacaacagcaactgCAACCAGTCCCATTGAAACTAGAACCACTTCCAACAGAGGCTGAAATGTCTCCAGTGAATGAGGAAATAAAATCGGAACCTGATTTGCAgcctcaaaatttgaatattaatcaacaacatcaacaacaacagcagcagcaacaacaacaacaacaacagcagcagcatcagcagcagcaacaacaacaacagcagcagcagcaacaacaacagcaacaacaacagatGCAGCAGCAACCGATGATAAATGATTTAAGTCAGAATATACCAAGAAATTTATCACAACCAATGAGCAatccaataattattcctCAAAGTATACCTACGGCATTGCCACCACCCCCACCATCTCAATTACCACCTCAACCTCCTCAGGGTCTTCCTCTTAATATGCAATACTCAGGTAGTATACAAGCCGCTCAAACAGTACCGCAAAATCTCTCACAAAATATATCGATACCACAAAATATTCCACAACCGATAGCTCAAAGTTTAGCGGCATCGCGTGATATGATCCAACCACCAATGACGAATCATGCAGAACCACAGCCTTTGGCTCAGAGTATACCAGTACCAccgttgaatttaaatataccgCAAAATTTATCTCAAATTTCACAAATGCCACCTTCACCTCAACCACTTGGTTTGACGGTAATGCCTACGGATAATCGAATTAATGAACGACTCAATGATGACAGGATACCAGAACGTAAATTATTTGATCGTATAGCTGATAGAATACCCGAGAGAATGGAAAATAatgaccatcatcatcatcatcaccatcatcaacaacaacaagaTCACCAAGATCGTCCGCCACCGGAACCGGTTAATCTTTTCCAGCCAATCCAACCGCCACCGCCGATGATTAATGAAAAACCACCGGCTATCTACAGTCTTGCCACAACACCGCCAATGGAACCgcaaaacttaaaaataaaacaagaaaTCATTCATCCAGAACCGGATCCTCTCCAGAGTCTTAAAGAAGTTAAAGTTCCTGGATTCCAAGGCGGTTTTCCAGGTCCGAGCTTAGACAATATTAAGAAAGATCCAGACGCAAGTAAACCTCCAACGCCGAGCAAACACTCGAGCCAACAGCCTCTGGctcaacagcagcagcaacagcaacagcagcaacaaccTGTACCAATACAACAGTCAATAGCAGCATCTCCAACACCACTACCTCCACCTACGTCAATTCCCCAGCCTGTAATGCACCCAAGTCAGCAACCAAGTCCTCACATGGCTCATCCGTTCCACCCACATCATCCGTTGATGCATCATTCACTATTTGCCGCAATGCATCCTTACCATGCCCACGGTTACCCGGGTTACCCTCCAGTCAGTGGTTACCCGTCATTTCCACCTTACGCTTACGGACCACCAGTTCCTCATGCCATTCCTCCGCCATCTCCACAGCGTAGTCAAGAAAGCACGACAATGATGACTGCCCATCACTCGAGTTCGAGTTCTAGTGTAACTACGCGCGAGGAAGGCGAAAATCTGATAGCAACTCATCATCATTCTTCGTCAAGTCATCATCAAGCTGCTACGCTGCATCACGATAAGTTACTCAGTATTTCATCGCATTCGTCGCACAGTCATTCATCATCGCACAGCAGCTCACAGCACAATAGTCAACGtaaacaacaacagcaaccaCCACCTCAAATGGTACAGCAACAAGGATGTTTGACGCCATCGAGTGGAatgcatcatcatcatcgtggGCCACCGTCATCTGTCCCACCCAGCATACAGCAACCACCAATTATTGAGCCTAAGGTTGAAGAAATGATGGAACCAGAGCCAGAAGAATCACCAAGTCCACGTGGTCCGTCACCCGAACCGCGTATCGAAGATTCCGAGTGTCATCGTTCACAGTCAGCGATATTTTTACGTCACTGGAATCGCGGTGAAAATAATAGCTGTACACGTACAGATCTTATGTTTAAACCAGTGCCTGATTCAAAATTAGCACGTAAGCGGGAAGAACGGTCACGTAAACAAGCAGAACGTGAGCGCGAAGAACGTGATCGTGCTGCTCAACAAGCCCGTAAAATGTCAACGCCTGAAAAACAACCTGAAGTTTGTAAACCACCAAGTCGTGGACCAATGGAACCAGTTGTGTCGCCTTACGACAGGTACGCAGCGACGCGTCCAAGTTCTTACACAGACACACCGGCATTGAGACAGCTATCGGAATACGCGCGTCCCCATGCTGGTTACTCACCAGCTCGACATCCTGGACCACCAGATCCAATGCTACACTACATGTACGCACCTGGTGCACGTGAAAGGCTCGAGCTTGAACACATGGAGCGCGAAAAACGTGAGCGAGAGATTAGAGAATTAAGGGAACGTGAACTGAGCGATAGATTGAAAGAGGAATTGATGAAAGGAACGCCTAGACCTATGCCAGCACCTGTTGATCCCCATTGGATTGAAATACAGAGGAGATACGCTGCTGCAGGATTAGCCCCTGGACCTTCTGGACCACCTCATAGTCTTCAGCATCTTGGGTTCTACGGTGCGCCACCTGGTCCGAGTCAGTTAGACCGCGAACGTATGGAACGACTAG CGGCGGCTGGTGCTAATTACCCACGACCAGGAATGATGCAACGTGACCCAACACTTGGATTACATCCAGCGGAATTATTATCACGACCTTATGCTGATATTGCAGCGGCGGCACATCATGAACAAATTCAACGTCACCTTATGATGGAACGCGAACGCGGATATCCTCCAAGTCATGCGTCTTTAGTTGCTCATCATGAAGAATACTTaag